Below is a window of Virgibacillus sp. NKC19-3 DNA.
TGGTTATAATAAATATAGAGGTGGATGTTATGAGTGAAGAAAATCAGCAATCAGAAAAAAATAGAACGGGAGAAGATCCCCAGTCCATCCTACCACGTTCCTTATTAACAGGTTTTATTGGTGGGTTACTTTGGGGGGTTATTGGAGTGATTATGTATTATTTCAATTTTTCCGAAGTAAGCATAAAAAGTTATTTGTTGCGTTCATGGACAACAGCAACATGGACGGATACCTGGCTGGGTGATATTGTGTCTATCTTATTAGTTAGCGTAATCTCTATATTGTCGGCTTTTATCTATTATGGATTGTTTAAAAAAATAAACTCCATGTGGTTTGGAATAGCATATGGAATCATCCTTTGGGGTATTGTTTTTTATGTATTTCAGCCCATTTTCCCAAACGTCCCACCAGTCACCGATCTTAATGCAAATACGATTGTATCAACGATTTGCTTATATACTCTATATGGAACCTTTATTGGATATTCCATATCATATGACTATCATGATACAAAATTAAAGAAGCCGCGAACTCAAAGCCAATAGTATCACATAATCATTATTCAAATGTATTCTTTTATGATACACTAAAAGTTCGCAGCATATCGTTTTTGTAGAAGAATGAGAAGGGGATGAGTATAATGGAGAAACTTATAAAACTGAGAAATGGATTGGAAGCTAACAATTTAGACGCCATTTTAATTACAAGTGCTATTAACAGACGGTACATTACAGGTTTCACTGGCACTGCGGGCGCAGCTATTATCAGCAAGAATGAGGCCAAATTTATTACAGATTTCAGATATACAGCACAAGCAACAGCGCAGGCGGAAGGATTTGAAATCATAGAACATAAGCAGGCTATAGAATTAGAAATGAAAGAACAGATAAAAGATATGAATGTGAAAAGGCTTGGTTTTGAGAAAGATCACGTAACTTTCAGCAAGTACGAGGAATATAAACAAGTAATCGATGCAGAATTGGTACCAATCAGTGGCCTGGTGGAAGACATACGTTTATTTAAAACAGCGGACGAGCTTTCCATTATGAAAGAGGCCGCTAAAATTGCAGATGAGGCATTTGAACATATTCAAGCTTATATTAAACCAGGAGTTAGAGAAATAGATATTTCAAACGAACTTGAATTCTTTATGAGAAGGCAAGGTGCTACTTCCTCAAGTTTTGATATAATCGTTGCATCTGGCATGCGCTCAACACTTCCGCACGGCGTTGCATCAGATAAAAAAGTAAGCTCAGGAGAACTGGTTACATTGGATTATGGTGCCTTATATAATGGATATTGTTCAGATATTACAAGAACCTTTGCAGTTGGCGAAATAAGTAATGATCTTAAAACGATCTATGACACTGTATTAAAAGCAAACTTGCAAGGGATTGAGGGCATTAAACCAGGTATTACCGGAAAAGAGGCAGATGCATTAACAAGAGATTATATTGAAGAAAAGGGGTATGGCGATTATTTCGGACATTCAACAGGCCATGGTTTAGGTCTTGAAGTACATGAAGGTCCAAGCTTATCCTATAGAACAGATAAAAAGCTTGAGACAGGTATGGTCGTTACTGTTGAACCTGGAATTTATGTTCCTGGTGTTGGTGGATGCAGAATAGAAGATGATATTGTTATTACAGAAACAGGGAATGAACGATTAACGTTTGCTAAAAAGGAACTAATTCAATTATAAGTCTTGTATTTAGGGTGAGGAGGACATAAACATGATTTCAGTAAATGATTTTAAGACAGGCCTAACGATCGAGGTGGACAATGATATATGGCAAGTTATGGAGTTTCAGCATGTAAAGCCTGGTAAAGGTGCGGCTTTTGTCCGTTCCAAACTCCGTAACCTGCGAAGCGGAAACATTCAGGAAAAAACATTTCGTGGTGGAGAAAAGGTAAGTAAAGCACATATTGAGAATAGGAAAATGCAATATTTATACGCTTCTGGTGAATCCCACGCATTCATGGATACTGACACATATGAACAAGTCGAGTTACAGACAAGTGATATTAAAGATGAATTAAAATTTATGAAAGAGAATATGGAAGTGCAGGTTATCACATATGAGGGAGAAATCCTTGGGATAGAACTGCCTAAGAATGTTGAATTGGAAGTAACAGAGACAGAGCCAGGGATTAAGGGAGATACAGCGAGTGGTGGTTCAAAACCTGCCACGTTGGAAACCGGTCATATTGTTCAAGTTCCGTTTTTTGTTAACCAAGGAGAAGTCTTAGTCATAAGCACTACGGATGGAAAATATGTTTCTCGAGCTTAATTTTTATATCTAAAGTAAACATGCAGTGCGCCTTTTATAGGTGCACTGCATGTTTATTTTTCGTATTTACTGGCTTGTCATATTTTTATCCTTTATACATACATTTATTATAAAGCTACTACTAAGAAGTGAGGATATGCGATGGAAGAAATTTTAAGGTTATTTCCTGCAGAGATGAGACAAGCCATAAACACTAAAATTGCTAGTAAATGGCAGTCATTACAGGAAATTCGGTTTCGCCTTCATTATCCTGTTGAATTAATTTTTGATGGGAAGACCGAATGGGTGACTAGCATGAGACCAAATAAACAAGACAGCATATTTATTGTAAATCAATTAAGTGAGTTTTCCTTGTACCGAATGGAAGATGAACTTCGGGAAGGTTATATTACGATCGAAGGTGGTCATAGGGTTGGACTTGCAGGTAAAGTCAACACTATAAATGGTGCTGTCAAGGCAATTCAATACATCACATTTTTAAATATTCGAATTGCAAAGGAAGAGATTGGAGCAGCGCTAGAGGTTATTCCGTATATGTACCAGAAAACGTATCTTAATACACTTTTTGTTGGACCTCCTCAAACTGGGAAAACAACGATAATACGGGATGCCGCAAGACTGATTTCATCTGGTTGGCGTAATATAGCTCCGCGAAAAGTTGGTGTCATTGACGAGCGATCTGAAATTGGAGCTTGCATAAAAGGTATACCGCAACATGATTTAGGGTTAAGAACCGATGTAATGGATGCCTGCCCGAAAGCGGAAGGTATGATGATGATGATTCGATCGATGTCACCAGATGTACTTGTTATCGATGAAATTGGTAGCAGAAAAGATGTCGAGGCTTTAATGGAGGCCATAAATGCTGGTGTCATAGTTATCTGTACGATACATGGAGATACACTGGAAGATCTTAAGAAACGCCCGTCCTTACATTCTTTATTTCAGCAAAAGGTGTTCGGCCGAGTAATTTTATTAGAAAAACATAATCGGCCAGGGCATATTCAACGCATCTATAATAAAGATGAAAAAAATATTTTACAGAAATCGGGTGCTTACCGGATGAAGTGGATTGGAGCACTTCTTTTCATAGGCACAACAACTTGGGTAGGATTTGAATGGAGTCATGTGCTGAACAATCGGCCAAAACACATTAGACAACTAAAAAATGCCTTGCAAATATTGGAAGCGGAAATATTGTATAGTCAACTACCTTTACAAGATGCATTTACAACAATAGCGAGTCAGATTCCTGAGCCAATGAGAACATTCTTTCAAGCTTTAAGTACAAGTATGCAGGAAAATAATAAAGACTTGGTTGGATTTTGGGATAAACATGTCAATGCGTTGATGAAGGAGTCCGCTTTAGGAAGTAATGAAGGAGAAATTTTGAAACAATTCGGAAGAACACTTGGTCAACACGATTTTTACCAACAACAAAAGCATATTCAATTAACAGTAAGTCACCTAGATCGTGAACTGGAAGAAGCAAGAGATAACCAGTTTAAATATAGCAAAATGGCTAAAAGCTTAGGAGTCTTATGCGGATTATTCATCGTATTGCTGCTCATGTAGTATTAGCAGGAAAGGGGTACATCCATGCTTGCAGATGCATCCATTTTATTTCAAATTGCCGGGATAGGAATTATTGTAGCATTAATTCATACCATATTGAAACAAATGGGGAAAGAGGAAATCGCTCAATTTGCCACATTATTAGGGTTTATTATCGTTCTCGTTGTGGTTATAAACAGTCTTTCTGATTTATTTCAACAGATTAGATCCGTATTTCTTTTCCAGGGGTAGAATTCATGGACATCTTACAAATCGTAACACTTGGGATTATCGCAACGATTTTATATATCGTGTTAAAAGATTTACATGCTTCATTTGCTTTTTTTCTTATTTTAATAACTGCGATTATCATTTTTTTCATTGTGGTTCAACAAATTGGGACAATCATTCAACTCATTGATTCATTAGGAGAAAAAGCTAATATCGACGGAATGTATCTAGAAACTATTTTAAAAATTATTGGTATTGCGTATCTGGCCGAAATTGGATCAAGTATAACGAAGGATGCTGGTCTTGAATCTGTTGCAGCGAATATTGAGCTTGCTGGGAAAGTGTTTATTTTATTACTAGCCATACCAATCATCACTGCACTAATCGAAGCTATCATAAGCTTTTTACCTGCTACATAATTAGCACAAGTTTTCTAAAGGGGAGAATTCGAGTGGATGAGACTTAATACATTATTTATTATCATTTTATTCACTTTCTTTTTATTCCCTATTGGAGTTTCCAATGTATATGCTGAGGAGCAATCAGAACAAGAAGAGAAAGATATGGAAGATGCCATCCTTGACGAAGTCTCTTTAGATAGCATTCAGGAGCAATGGGACATATTAATTAACGAGTATGGTGGCTATTTGCCTGAACTTGAGAAAACGAGTATTTATGAGTTTATAAAAAATGATGGAGATTCCTTTTCTTTAAAGAGTATAGTAACAGGGTTTATGGAATTTTTATTTCATGAGCTGATTCAAAACGGAAGACTACTTGGTCAATTACTTATGCTTACCCTTTTTTCTGTCGTGCTACAAACCATGCATAATGCTTTTGAACGTAGTGCGGTGAGTAAGGTCGCCTATTTTGTAGTCTATATTGTGCTTATCTTTTTAGCATTGAATAGCTTTTATTCAGCTGTTTCTTATGCGACGGAAGCTATCGATGCAATGAGCAGTTTTATGATTGCTCTATTACCACTTGTTCTTGGATTGATGGCAACATTTGGAAATGTTCTTGCCGTATCTTTTTTTCATCCCATCATTATTTTTCTCGTTAATGCAAGTGGTATTCTTGTTTCCAATTTTATTTTGCCATTATTGTTCCTATCTGCTTTGTTATTAATTGTGAGCAGTTTAAGTGATCATTATAAAGTTACACATTTAGCTGATTTATTTAAGACAGTTGGAATGGGGACCCTTGGGGTGTTTTTTACAATATTTCTAGGTGTCATGTCCGTGCAGGGAGCTGTCAGTGCGGTACAGGACGGAGTGGCTATGAAAACAGCGAAATTTGTAACAGGCAATTTCATTCCGGTTGTCGGCCGGACATTTACAGATGCAGCAGATACGATTTTAAGTGCAACATTATTGTTGAAAAATGCTGTAGGTATGGTTGGCGTTATCATTATCATCTTTGTAGCTTTGTTTCCTGCCATTAAGATATTTGCCATTGCAGTTATTTATAAAATAGCAGCGGCTGTATTACAACCAATTGGAGACGGGCCTGTGATTACCAGTCTAAATACGATCAGTAAATATATTGTCTATGTATTTGCTTGCTTATTGGCAGTATCCTTTATGTTTTTACTTGCTATTGTCATTATCGTTGCAGCCAGTAATATTACCTTACTCTTACGATAGGATGGTTTACATGGACGCGCTTATACAATGGGTTACACAAATTATCATATTTCTACTGCTAGCGGCAATAGTCGATCTATTGGTTCCTACAACTCCCATGAAAAAATACATTAAATTAGTCGTCGGATTAATTTTGATTTTAATATTATTACAGCCGATATTCTATCTTTTTAACGTTAATATCCAAAATGAGCTCGAAGCCTCATTCCTACAGGTTTCAGAGGAGACTTCAAATAATGAATCAGTAGAAAATTTGATCGAATTGCAAAAAAATGAAATACAAGACTCCCAAGATGCATATATTTTAGAACAAATGGCTGTCCAATTAAAAGATTTAGCAGAAGATCCTTTACTGGAGGAACATCAAGCAGAAATTAGAGACATTCAATTTCTTTTTTCATCAGAAGAGGAACTTACTTTTGAAAATTTGGAAGAAGTCATTGTTTATCTACAGGAAGCAGATGAGGAAGATGAGGAGGGAGCAGTTGATTTAGTAAAGGATGTAGAAATTAACACGAATGACCCGGTCGTAGAGGAAGAAGAACAGGATAGTGAGGAAATCAAATCCTTATTACGTGAAGTCTGGGAATTGCATAATAAGGAAGTGACTATTACATGGGAGGGAGGGGCATCTTGATACCAAAATTTGAAAAATTCTTTCGATCAAAAAATAAAGATGACAGTACGAAATCTCCATCCAAGAAAAAAGGGTATATCGTTGTACTTGCTTTAGCCGGGCTATTGCTACTTATTTTAAGCAATGTTTTTTCTTCCCCCGAGGAGTCTGATATGGATCCTGCCAATCTTGATAATGAAGCAGCAGATAATGATTCACAAGAGTCAAGAGTAGAGGAAGCTTCTGCAACAATGGATGTAGATGAACTGGAAGAGAGCTTTAAAAATGATTTGGAAGGTATGTTGAATAAAATACAAGGGGTGTCCGAAGTTGAAGTAATGGTTAATTTGGATTCAACAAATATTAAAGTCTATGAAAAAAATCTAATAAAGGGTATGCAGACTACAGACGAAGATGATACCAATG
It encodes the following:
- the spoIIIAD gene encoding stage III sporulation protein AD, with product MDILQIVTLGIIATILYIVLKDLHASFAFFLILITAIIIFFIVVQQIGTIIQLIDSLGEKANIDGMYLETILKIIGIAYLAEIGSSITKDAGLESVAANIELAGKVFILLLAIPIITALIEAIISFLPAT
- the spoIIIAF gene encoding stage III sporulation protein AF, whose product is MDALIQWVTQIIIFLLLAAIVDLLVPTTPMKKYIKLVVGLILILILLQPIFYLFNVNIQNELEASFLQVSEETSNNESVENLIELQKNEIQDSQDAYILEQMAVQLKDLAEDPLLEEHQAEIRDIQFLFSSEEELTFENLEEVIVYLQEADEEDEEGAVDLVKDVEINTNDPVVEEEEQDSEEIKSLLREVWELHNKEVTITWEGGAS
- the spoIIIAE gene encoding stage III sporulation protein AE, whose amino-acid sequence is MRLNTLFIIILFTFFLFPIGVSNVYAEEQSEQEEKDMEDAILDEVSLDSIQEQWDILINEYGGYLPELEKTSIYEFIKNDGDSFSLKSIVTGFMEFLFHELIQNGRLLGQLLMLTLFSVVLQTMHNAFERSAVSKVAYFVVYIVLIFLALNSFYSAVSYATEAIDAMSSFMIALLPLVLGLMATFGNVLAVSFFHPIIIFLVNASGILVSNFILPLLFLSALLLIVSSLSDHYKVTHLADLFKTVGMGTLGVFFTIFLGVMSVQGAVSAVQDGVAMKTAKFVTGNFIPVVGRTFTDAADTILSATLLLKNAVGMVGVIIIIFVALFPAIKIFAIAVIYKIAAAVLQPIGDGPVITSLNTISKYIVYVFACLLAVSFMFLLAIVIIVAASNITLLLR
- the spoIIIAA gene encoding stage III sporulation protein AA, yielding MEEILRLFPAEMRQAINTKIASKWQSLQEIRFRLHYPVELIFDGKTEWVTSMRPNKQDSIFIVNQLSEFSLYRMEDELREGYITIEGGHRVGLAGKVNTINGAVKAIQYITFLNIRIAKEEIGAALEVIPYMYQKTYLNTLFVGPPQTGKTTIIRDAARLISSGWRNIAPRKVGVIDERSEIGACIKGIPQHDLGLRTDVMDACPKAEGMMMMIRSMSPDVLVIDEIGSRKDVEALMEAINAGVIVICTIHGDTLEDLKKRPSLHSLFQQKVFGRVILLEKHNRPGHIQRIYNKDEKNILQKSGAYRMKWIGALLFIGTTTWVGFEWSHVLNNRPKHIRQLKNALQILEAEILYSQLPLQDAFTTIASQIPEPMRTFFQALSTSMQENNKDLVGFWDKHVNALMKESALGSNEGEILKQFGRTLGQHDFYQQQKHIQLTVSHLDRELEEARDNQFKYSKMAKSLGVLCGLFIVLLLM
- the spoIIIAG gene encoding stage III sporulation protein AG, giving the protein MIPKFEKFFRSKNKDDSTKSPSKKKGYIVVLALAGLLLLILSNVFSSPEESDMDPANLDNEAADNDSQESRVEEASATMDVDELEESFKNDLEGMLNKIQGVSEVEVMVNLDSTNIKVYEKNLIKGMQTTDEDDTNGGKRQVEDNTEDSEVVLVRQGDKEVPLLTTTEKPEVRGVFVVAKGADHANVKKWMVESVSRVLDVPSHKVSVMPKN
- a CDS encoding YqhR family membrane protein; this translates as MSEENQQSEKNRTGEDPQSILPRSLLTGFIGGLLWGVIGVIMYYFNFSEVSIKSYLLRSWTTATWTDTWLGDIVSILLVSVISILSAFIYYGLFKKINSMWFGIAYGIILWGIVFYVFQPIFPNVPPVTDLNANTIVSTICLYTLYGTFIGYSISYDYHDTKLKKPRTQSQ
- a CDS encoding M24 family metallopeptidase — its product is MEKLIKLRNGLEANNLDAILITSAINRRYITGFTGTAGAAIISKNEAKFITDFRYTAQATAQAEGFEIIEHKQAIELEMKEQIKDMNVKRLGFEKDHVTFSKYEEYKQVIDAELVPISGLVEDIRLFKTADELSIMKEAAKIADEAFEHIQAYIKPGVREIDISNELEFFMRRQGATSSSFDIIVASGMRSTLPHGVASDKKVSSGELVTLDYGALYNGYCSDITRTFAVGEISNDLKTIYDTVLKANLQGIEGIKPGITGKEADALTRDYIEEKGYGDYFGHSTGHGLGLEVHEGPSLSYRTDKKLETGMVVTVEPGIYVPGVGGCRIEDDIVITETGNERLTFAKKELIQL
- the spoIIIAC gene encoding stage III sporulation protein AC, producing MLADASILFQIAGIGIIVALIHTILKQMGKEEIAQFATLLGFIIVLVVVINSLSDLFQQIRSVFLFQG
- the efp gene encoding elongation factor P, coding for MISVNDFKTGLTIEVDNDIWQVMEFQHVKPGKGAAFVRSKLRNLRSGNIQEKTFRGGEKVSKAHIENRKMQYLYASGESHAFMDTDTYEQVELQTSDIKDELKFMKENMEVQVITYEGEILGIELPKNVELEVTETEPGIKGDTASGGSKPATLETGHIVQVPFFVNQGEVLVISTTDGKYVSRA